The Leifsonia sp. ZF2019 DNA segment CTTGCTCCAGAAGTCGATCAGGATGACCCGGATGCCGTTGAAGGCGTGGAAGACGATGGCCGCCACGAGGGCGATCTCGCCGAGTCCCATGATGGGGTTCTTGTACGTCCCGATCACCGCGTTGTACGCCTCCGGGCTGACCCGGATGAGCGAGGTGTCGAGGATGTGCACGAGAAGGAAGAAGAAGATGGCGACGCCGGTGATGCGGTGAAGCACCCAC contains these protein-coding regions:
- the sdhC gene encoding succinate dehydrogenase, cytochrome b556 subunit; its protein translation is MPDQAAGTLQPTKNRPGGTLYRGREGMWSWVLHRITGVAIFFFLLVHILDTSLIRVSPEAYNAVIGTYKNPIMGLGEIALVAAIVFHAFNGIRVILIDFWSKGVKYQRAMFWIVIALWVVLMAGFIPVQLIHIFAEVN